Proteins encoded together in one Bradyrhizobium sp. PSBB068 window:
- a CDS encoding aminotransferase class I/II-fold pyridoxal phosphate-dependent enzyme produces the protein MREATPRDHVSSLLTASGRSDVPPFMVMDVMAAAERIEAAGGHVIHMEVGQPAEGAPKQAIAAAQAALASGRIDYTSALGIPSLRARIARHYRDTYRCAVDAERIIVTTGSSGGFILAFLAMFEPGDRVAVTVPGYPPYRHILTALGCEPVLIETSGDTRHALTGEALLAAHRKAPLKGVLVGSPANPTGTMMSREALSNLMAAADSAGIRFISDEIYHGLDYAFPAVTAAELSPNALVINSFSKYFCMTGWRVGWMVVPEVLVRPIERLQQNLSISVPTLSQIAAEAAFEGRAEMEAIKRGYQENRRILIEGLPKAGLTKFLPADGAFYLYADVSDFTSDSFAFASEMLEKAHVAATPGVDFDPIHGRAFIRFSYARSAAEMQEAVARIAHWLK, from the coding sequence ATGCGTGAAGCGACACCGAGAGACCATGTGAGCAGCCTTTTGACGGCATCCGGGCGCAGCGATGTTCCACCGTTCATGGTGATGGACGTGATGGCCGCCGCGGAGCGAATCGAGGCCGCGGGTGGCCATGTCATCCATATGGAGGTGGGGCAGCCCGCCGAGGGCGCGCCGAAGCAGGCGATCGCCGCGGCGCAGGCGGCGCTTGCCAGTGGACGGATCGATTACACCTCCGCGCTCGGCATCCCCTCGCTGCGCGCGCGCATCGCCCGGCACTATCGCGACACGTATCGCTGCGCGGTCGATGCCGAGCGCATCATCGTCACGACAGGCTCGTCCGGCGGGTTCATCCTGGCGTTCCTAGCGATGTTCGAGCCGGGCGACCGGGTCGCGGTCACCGTGCCGGGCTATCCGCCGTACCGGCACATCCTGACTGCGCTCGGCTGCGAGCCGGTGCTGATCGAGACCTCCGGCGACACCCGCCACGCGCTGACCGGCGAGGCGCTGCTGGCCGCGCATCGCAAGGCGCCGCTGAAGGGCGTGCTGGTCGGCAGCCCCGCCAACCCGACCGGCACGATGATGTCGCGCGAGGCGCTTTCGAACCTGATGGCGGCCGCCGACAGCGCCGGAATCCGCTTCATCTCCGACGAGATCTACCACGGGCTCGACTACGCGTTTCCCGCCGTGACGGCGGCCGAGCTGTCGCCGAACGCGCTCGTGATCAACTCGTTCTCGAAATACTTCTGCATGACCGGCTGGCGCGTTGGCTGGATGGTGGTGCCCGAGGTGCTGGTGCGGCCGATCGAGCGGCTGCAGCAGAACCTCTCGATCTCGGTGCCGACCTTGTCGCAGATCGCGGCCGAAGCGGCGTTCGAGGGCCGCGCGGAGATGGAGGCGATCAAGCGTGGTTATCAGGAGAATCGCCGCATCCTGATCGAAGGCCTGCCCAAGGCCGGGTTGACCAAATTCCTGCCGGCCGACGGCGCCTTCTATCTCTATGCCGACGTCTCCGACTTCACCTCCGACAGCTTCGCCTTCGCCAGCGAGATGCTCGAAAAGGCGCATGTCGCGGCGACCCCGGGCGTCGATTTCGATCCGATCCACGGCCGAGCCTTCATCCGATTTTCCTATGCGCGTTCGGCCGCGGAGATGCAGGAAGCAGTTGCGCGGATCGCGCATTGGCTTAAATAG
- a CDS encoding FAD-binding oxidoreductase, with product MQSAIVLGGGMVGVSTALHLQRRGWSVTLVDRKEPGRETSYGNAGIIQSEAVRPYPMPRDPAVLARIAMGRTNDVHYRLASLPRHAGPLLRYWWNSTPERHREATLAWARLIAHATAEHDTLIRDAHADNLIRRAGYRLLHRDPAALEQAIAVAEENRREFGVQFRVLDGRELAKAEPLLRDDLPGAIHWLGPWTTSDPGGLVSAYAGLFERLGGTLLHGDAQTLTETTAGWSVDTNSGRIDAANVVVALGPWSPQLLGKFGYRIPLVRKRGYHMHYQGGRSLDLPLVDSANGYAMAPMTKGIRITTGAELTSPDAPATPIQLGYAEAAARQLIEIGSRVEPEPWFGTRPCTTDMLPVLGPAPRHRGLWVNFGHGHQGFTLGPATARVLAETMNGEASSVDTSPYRIDRF from the coding sequence ATGCAAAGCGCGATCGTTCTGGGCGGCGGCATGGTGGGCGTCAGCACGGCGCTGCATCTGCAGCGCCGCGGCTGGTCAGTCACGCTCGTCGACCGCAAGGAGCCGGGCCGCGAGACCAGCTACGGCAATGCCGGGATCATCCAGAGCGAAGCAGTGCGGCCCTACCCGATGCCGCGGGATCCGGCCGTCCTCGCCAGGATCGCGATGGGGCGCACCAACGACGTGCACTATCGCCTGGCCTCACTGCCGCGGCATGCCGGCCCGTTGCTGCGCTACTGGTGGAACTCGACGCCCGAGCGGCACCGCGAAGCCACCCTCGCCTGGGCGCGGCTGATCGCCCACGCCACAGCAGAGCACGACACGCTGATCCGCGATGCCCATGCCGACAATCTGATCCGCCGCGCCGGCTATCGCCTGCTGCATCGCGACCCGGCTGCGCTAGAGCAGGCGATCGCGGTCGCAGAAGAGAACCGGCGCGAGTTCGGCGTGCAGTTTCGCGTGCTCGACGGCCGCGAGCTCGCCAAGGCTGAGCCGTTGCTGCGCGACGACCTGCCCGGCGCCATCCACTGGCTCGGGCCGTGGACCACGTCGGACCCCGGCGGTCTCGTTTCCGCCTATGCCGGATTGTTCGAACGTCTCGGCGGCACGCTCTTGCACGGCGACGCGCAGACGCTGACCGAGACGACCGCCGGCTGGTCGGTCGATACCAATAGCGGCCGGATCGATGCCGCAAACGTCGTGGTCGCGCTGGGACCGTGGTCACCGCAATTGCTGGGCAAGTTCGGCTACCGGATCCCGCTGGTGCGCAAGCGCGGCTACCACATGCACTATCAGGGCGGCCGCTCGCTCGACCTGCCGCTGGTGGACAGCGCCAATGGCTACGCGATGGCGCCGATGACCAAAGGCATCCGCATCACCACCGGCGCGGAGCTCACCAGTCCGGACGCGCCCGCGACGCCGATCCAGCTCGGCTACGCCGAAGCCGCCGCACGGCAACTGATCGAGATCGGCAGTCGCGTCGAGCCCGAACCCTGGTTCGGCACCCGCCCCTGCACGACCGACATGCTGCCGGTGCTCGGGCCGGCGCCGCGCCATCGTGGGCTGTGGGTCAATTTCGGTCACGGCCATCAGGGCTTCACGCTCGGCCCGGCGACCGCGCGGGTGCTCGCCGAAACGATGAACGGCGAGGCATCCTCGGTGGACACCTCGCCGTATCGGATAGACCGCTTTTGA
- a CDS encoding DsbA family protein: MPALRFLAPALLALGICAAPLTASAQSFSDTQRGDIETIVRNYLIAHPEVLEEAMNELSKRQAAAEAEKHEQSVAKNADTIFNSPRGVMIGNKDGDVTFVEFFDYNCGYCKRAMSDMLDLMKSDPKLKVVLKEFPVLSQGSVEAAQVAVAVRMQDPTGKKYLEFHQKLLGGRGAADKARALAVAKDVGLDIAKLEKDMASPEVKATIEENFRLAESMGMNGTPSYVIGKQVVIGAVGVDGLKEKIGIARCGKATC; the protein is encoded by the coding sequence ATGCCAGCGCTTCGTTTCCTCGCCCCTGCCCTGCTCGCGCTCGGCATCTGCGCCGCGCCGCTGACCGCGTCCGCGCAGAGCTTCAGCGACACCCAGCGCGGCGACATCGAGACCATCGTGCGCAATTACCTGATCGCGCATCCCGAGGTGCTCGAAGAGGCGATGAACGAGCTCAGCAAGCGGCAGGCCGCCGCCGAAGCCGAGAAGCACGAGCAGAGCGTTGCCAAGAACGCCGACACGATCTTCAACTCGCCGCGCGGCGTGATGATCGGCAACAAGGACGGCGATGTCACCTTCGTCGAGTTCTTCGATTACAATTGCGGCTACTGCAAGCGCGCAATGTCCGACATGCTCGACCTGATGAAGTCGGATCCGAAGCTGAAGGTGGTGCTGAAGGAATTCCCGGTGCTGAGCCAGGGCTCGGTCGAGGCCGCGCAGGTCGCGGTCGCCGTGCGCATGCAGGATCCGACCGGCAAGAAGTATCTCGAATTTCACCAGAAGCTCTTGGGCGGCCGCGGCGCAGCCGACAAGGCGCGCGCCCTTGCAGTTGCCAAGGACGTCGGCCTCGACATAGCGAAGCTCGAGAAGGACATGGCGAGCCCCGAGGTCAAGGCGACCATCGAGGAGAATTTCCGCCTCGCCGAATCGATGGGCATGAACGGCACGCCGAGTTACGTGATCGGCAAGCAGGTCGTGATCGGCGCGGTCGGCGTCGACGGCCTCAAGGAGAAGATCGGCATTGCCCGTTGCGGCAAGGCGACCTGCTGA
- a CDS encoding N-acetylmuramoyl-L-alanine amidase, translating to MENRAKHLVFLGCGLLCAAALVVAVASAPSAAEGPQAGASAPDASTANFPVASGARLAGDGKQTRFILDLDRKIEFRAFPLADPYRVVVDIPQVNFQLAAGTGSAGRGLVKAFRYGLVMPGGSRIVFDLTGPVKIANSYVLDAANGQPPRLVLDFEEVDRTSFVQSLAPESRPELKPAISESTTAAIPAVTTAALPPVAVTDSRPLIVIDPGHGGIDNGTQSGDQTEKNLVLGFGLALRDRIEKSGKYRVIMTRSDDTFIPLNDRVKIARTQSAALFVSIHADALPRREGDAQGATIYTVSDKASDAEAERLAEAENKADAIAGVNLTDEPTEVADILIDLAQRETKTFSNRFARLLMDEMKSTVRMHKHPLKSAGFRVLKAPDVPSVLVEIGYVSNKGDLEHLVSENWRNKAVGSMVQAIDTFFAKRLATAGPAK from the coding sequence GTGGAGAACCGCGCAAAACACCTTGTTTTTCTGGGATGCGGGCTGTTGTGCGCTGCAGCATTGGTGGTTGCCGTGGCCAGCGCCCCGAGCGCGGCCGAAGGCCCGCAGGCCGGTGCATCCGCGCCGGACGCCAGCACCGCGAACTTCCCGGTCGCATCCGGCGCCAGGCTTGCCGGCGACGGCAAGCAGACCCGATTCATCCTCGATCTGGATCGCAAGATCGAATTTCGCGCCTTCCCGTTGGCCGACCCGTACCGGGTGGTGGTCGATATCCCGCAGGTCAATTTCCAGCTCGCGGCCGGTACCGGCTCGGCTGGGCGCGGGCTGGTCAAGGCGTTCCGCTATGGCCTCGTGATGCCCGGCGGTTCCCGGATCGTGTTCGACCTGACCGGACCGGTGAAGATCGCCAATTCCTACGTGCTTGACGCTGCCAATGGCCAGCCGCCGCGGCTGGTGCTGGATTTCGAGGAGGTCGATCGCACCAGCTTCGTGCAGTCGCTCGCGCCCGAGAGCCGTCCCGAGCTGAAGCCTGCGATCTCCGAGTCGACCACGGCGGCCATACCGGCCGTCACCACGGCGGCGTTGCCGCCGGTTGCGGTCACCGACTCGCGCCCGTTGATCGTGATCGATCCCGGCCACGGCGGCATCGACAACGGCACCCAGTCCGGCGATCAGACCGAGAAAAACCTGGTGCTGGGCTTCGGCCTTGCGCTGCGCGACCGGATCGAGAAGTCGGGCAAGTATCGGGTGATCATGACCCGGTCCGACGACACCTTCATTCCGCTCAACGACCGGGTGAAGATCGCGCGCACGCAATCCGCGGCGTTGTTCGTCTCGATCCACGCCGATGCCTTGCCGCGTCGCGAGGGCGATGCCCAGGGCGCCACGATCTACACGGTGTCGGACAAGGCCTCCGACGCCGAAGCCGAACGGCTGGCGGAAGCGGAGAACAAGGCTGACGCCATCGCCGGCGTGAACCTGACCGACGAGCCGACCGAGGTCGCCGATATCCTGATCGACCTCGCGCAGCGCGAGACCAAGACCTTCTCCAACCGCTTCGCCCGGCTGCTGATGGACGAGATGAAGTCCACGGTGCGGATGCACAAGCATCCGCTGAAATCGGCCGGCTTCCGGGTGCTGAAGGCGCCCGACGTGCCGTCCGTGCTGGTCGAGATCGGCTACGTCTCCAACAAGGGTGACCTCGAACACCTGGTGTCCGAGAACTGGCGGAACAAGGCCGTCGGATCGATGGTCCAGGCGATCGACACGTTCTTCGCCAAACGGCTGGCAACCGCTGGACCGGCCAAGTGA
- a CDS encoding Rne/Rng family ribonuclease, translated as MPNKMLIDATHPEETRVVVVRGNRVEEFDFETAQRKQLRGNIYLAKVTRVEPSLQAAFIEYGGNRHGFLAFSEIHPDYYQIPVADRQALIEADERAHREAEEEHENRGHRRRSRHRNARRRGHGDRVQSEVIEGAGDAQALPTAEAHEHPVDAEHHEHGVVAHEGHEHEAHDHAHHEDHEHHHDDEHGHAHDDHGHHDHGHDDHDHDHHDHHHHDHDHADDHDRAPVVSEAPAADAPTDPVAAAVEASVASAAPEAFEPVEVNHEPERAHEEQVEENAAHADDAPYVAAEEVHAAADEHAVTEYASLVEVAPESARSDEAGEDDDEDDGEEGEEEDVVESVGGDDVLEEVPERPFRPRRQYKIQEVIKRRQVMLVQVVKEERGNKGAALTTYLSLAGRYAVLMPNTARGGGISRKITSAQDRSRLKEVVQDLDVPEGMGIILRTAGASRSKPEIKRDFEYLIRMWETVRDLTLKSQAPTLVYEEGSLIKRSLRDLYNKEIDEIQVAGEAGYREARDFMKMLMPANVRAVKQYRDGQPLFSRMGVESQLDAMFSPTVQLRSGGYIVINQTEALVSIDVNSGRATREHHIEDTALKTNLEAAEEVARQLRLRDLAGLIVIDFIDMDEKRNNRAVERKLSDCLRQDRARIQVGRISHFGLLEMSRQRIRASMLENSTEPCPQCGGSGHVRSVSSVALQLLRGIEEILMKGATHNLVVRTRTDVALYVLNHKRGHLRDLEDAFRVSLSIVADATVHGQQSYIIDRGEQVHTLEAAKALLAAQAAAAPAQVDEADDEEELFEYEAEIETDETEGLADDRAAGEESGSAEGEGDGQRRKRRRRRRGRGGNEAREGAPAPREDGDLMHVLPEGTEAVAAADAEGDEDEANEAQGAVRDDEAGNGDRRPRRRGRRGGRRRRGSGGPDDGLAGSISDELGPIAPPEAADAVADLDGHDAEPAPSLAQPEPVAPPTEWQPVETIAVETATAHEPEPVAAPAAEDTAAESDRSQRRRSTVREKVSFASSPQPEAPAPTLVQSAAEEVAPAPEPATSAAEPAAAEAPARKGWWSRRFGGGN; from the coding sequence ATGCCCAACAAGATGTTGATCGATGCCACCCACCCGGAAGAGACCCGGGTCGTCGTGGTCCGCGGCAATCGCGTCGAAGAGTTTGATTTCGAGACCGCCCAGCGCAAGCAACTGCGCGGCAACATTTACCTTGCCAAGGTCACGCGCGTAGAGCCGTCGCTACAGGCTGCCTTCATCGAGTATGGCGGCAACCGGCACGGCTTCCTGGCCTTCAGCGAAATCCATCCCGATTATTACCAGATCCCGGTCGCCGACCGTCAGGCGCTGATCGAAGCCGACGAGCGCGCCCATCGCGAGGCCGAGGAAGAGCACGAGAACCGCGGCCATCGCCGCCGCTCGCGCCACCGCAATGCCCGCCGCCGCGGCCACGGCGACCGTGTCCAGAGCGAGGTGATCGAAGGCGCCGGCGACGCGCAGGCGCTGCCGACAGCCGAGGCCCACGAACATCCGGTCGATGCCGAGCATCACGAGCACGGCGTGGTCGCCCATGAGGGGCACGAGCATGAGGCGCATGACCATGCGCATCATGAGGACCATGAGCACCACCACGATGATGAGCACGGTCACGCTCATGATGATCACGGCCACCACGATCATGGCCACGATGACCACGATCATGACCACCACGATCATCACCACCACGACCATGACCATGCGGACGATCACGACCGTGCCCCGGTCGTGAGCGAGGCGCCGGCTGCCGATGCTCCGACCGATCCCGTCGCCGCGGCGGTCGAAGCCTCGGTTGCATCAGCCGCCCCGGAGGCCTTCGAGCCGGTCGAGGTCAATCATGAGCCCGAGCGGGCCCATGAGGAACAGGTCGAGGAAAACGCCGCCCACGCCGATGACGCGCCGTATGTGGCTGCCGAAGAAGTCCACGCCGCGGCCGATGAGCATGCGGTCACCGAATACGCCTCGCTGGTGGAAGTCGCCCCCGAATCCGCGCGCAGCGACGAAGCTGGCGAAGATGATGACGAGGATGACGGCGAAGAAGGCGAGGAAGAGGATGTCGTCGAGTCCGTCGGCGGTGACGACGTGCTCGAGGAGGTTCCGGAGCGCCCGTTCCGCCCGCGCCGCCAGTACAAGATCCAGGAAGTGATCAAGCGCCGGCAGGTCATGCTGGTGCAGGTCGTTAAGGAGGAGCGCGGCAACAAGGGCGCCGCGCTGACCACCTATCTGTCGCTCGCCGGCCGCTACGCCGTGCTGATGCCCAACACCGCGCGTGGCGGCGGCATCAGCCGCAAGATCACCTCGGCCCAGGACCGCTCGCGGCTCAAGGAAGTGGTGCAGGATCTCGACGTGCCCGAGGGCATGGGGATCATCCTGCGCACCGCCGGCGCCTCCCGCAGCAAGCCGGAGATCAAGCGCGACTTCGAATACCTGATCCGGATGTGGGAGACGGTGCGCGACCTGACGCTGAAGTCGCAGGCGCCGACCCTGGTCTACGAGGAAGGCTCGCTGATCAAGCGCTCGCTGCGCGACCTCTACAACAAGGAGATCGACGAGATCCAGGTGGCGGGCGAAGCCGGCTACCGCGAAGCACGCGACTTCATGAAGATGCTGATGCCGGCCAATGTGCGCGCGGTGAAACAGTATCGCGACGGCCAGCCGCTGTTCTCGCGGATGGGCGTCGAAAGCCAGCTCGACGCGATGTTCTCGCCGACCGTGCAGCTGCGCTCCGGCGGCTACATCGTGATCAACCAGACCGAGGCGCTGGTCTCGATCGACGTCAACTCCGGCCGCGCCACGCGCGAGCACCATATCGAGGACACCGCGCTCAAGACCAATCTGGAAGCCGCGGAAGAAGTCGCGCGACAGCTGCGCCTGCGTGACCTCGCCGGCCTGATCGTCATCGACTTCATCGACATGGACGAGAAGCGCAACAACCGCGCGGTCGAGCGCAAGCTGTCCGACTGCCTGCGCCAGGACCGTGCGCGGATCCAGGTCGGCCGCATCTCGCATTTCGGCCTCCTGGAAATGTCGCGCCAGCGCATCCGCGCCAGCATGCTGGAGAACTCGACAGAGCCCTGCCCGCAATGCGGCGGCTCCGGCCACGTCCGCTCGGTCTCGTCGGTTGCGCTGCAGCTGCTGCGCGGCATCGAGGAAATCCTGATGAAGGGCGCGACCCACAATCTGGTGGTCCGTACCCGCACCGACGTCGCGCTCTACGTGCTCAACCACAAGCGCGGCCATCTGCGCGACCTCGAAGACGCCTTCCGCGTCTCGCTGTCGATCGTCGCCGACGCCACCGTGCACGGCCAGCAATCCTACATCATCGATCGCGGTGAGCAGGTCCATACGCTCGAAGCCGCCAAGGCGCTGCTTGCCGCGCAGGCGGCCGCCGCGCCGGCGCAGGTCGATGAGGCCGACGACGAGGAAGAGCTGTTCGAATACGAGGCCGAGATCGAGACCGACGAGACCGAAGGCCTCGCCGACGACCGGGCGGCCGGCGAAGAATCCGGCTCCGCCGAGGGCGAAGGCGACGGCCAGCGCCGCAAGCGCCGCCGCCGCCGCCGCGGCCGCGGTGGCAACGAGGCCCGCGAAGGCGCTCCGGCGCCGCGCGAGGACGGCGACCTGATGCACGTGTTGCCCGAGGGCACCGAGGCGGTTGCCGCCGCCGATGCCGAAGGCGATGAGGACGAAGCCAACGAAGCGCAGGGCGCAGTCCGCGACGATGAGGCCGGCAATGGCGATCGCCGTCCGCGCCGCCGCGGACGCCGCGGTGGACGCCGCCGGCGCGGCAGCGGCGGACCAGATGACGGTCTCGCCGGATCGATCTCCGACGAGCTGGGCCCGATCGCACCGCCCGAGGCGGCCGACGCCGTCGCCGATTTGGACGGCCATGACGCGGAGCCGGCGCCCTCGCTGGCGCAGCCCGAGCCGGTCGCGCCGCCGACGGAATGGCAGCCGGTCGAGACCATTGCTGTCGAGACGGCCACAGCACACGAGCCCGAACCTGTTGCAGCGCCTGCCGCGGAGGATACGGCCGCCGAAAGCGACCGCTCGCAGCGCCGCCGCTCAACGGTGCGCGAAAAGGTCAGCTTCGCGTCGAGTCCGCAACCCGAGGCACCGGCGCCCACCCTGGTCCAGAGCGCGGCGGAAGAAGTGGCCCCTGCCCCTGAGCCCGCAACATCTGCCGCAGAGCCCGCTGCGGCCGAGGCGCCGGCCCGCAAAGGCTGGTGGTCGCGCCGCTTCGGCGGCGGCAACTAG
- a CDS encoding M48 family metallopeptidase, whose amino-acid sequence MLFRLTLRTRGFKLTALLTAVALAVGPVVPARAQQNGPPVLRDTESEQLLREYTRPILRAAGLEKQNIQIVIINDSSFNAFVADGRRIFVNYGVLLQSETPNQIIGVLAHETGHLAGGHLAKMREQLTQAQTQMIIAMLLGVGALAAGAGGRGAGNGLSSAGAAAISAPQSVIQRTLLSYQRQQEENADRAGVKFLTATGQSARGMYETFKRFTDESLFAARGADPYLQSHPMPVDRVSALQELARSSPYWDKKDDPALQLRHDMMRAKISGFMERQDTVYRRYPLSNTSLPARYARAITTYLHGDLRSAIAQIDGLIQVQPNNPYFYELRGQALLEGGRPAEAIAPLRRAVQLSNSSPLIEMLLGQALVASDNKATTDEAINMLRAAVAREPEAPLGYTQLAMAYGRKGDYAQADLASAQAAYLRGDTKTARELASRAKTRFAIGTPGWVKADDIVSAKPMPGQKNN is encoded by the coding sequence ATGCTGTTTCGCCTCACGCTCCGCACCAGAGGGTTCAAGCTGACCGCATTGCTGACCGCGGTCGCGCTCGCCGTGGGTCCGGTCGTCCCCGCGCGAGCCCAGCAGAACGGTCCGCCGGTGCTGCGCGACACTGAGTCCGAGCAATTGCTGCGCGAATATACCAGGCCGATCCTGCGCGCGGCCGGTCTGGAGAAGCAGAACATCCAGATCGTGATCATCAACGACAGTTCGTTCAACGCTTTCGTCGCCGACGGCCGCCGCATCTTCGTCAATTACGGCGTGCTGCTGCAATCGGAGACGCCGAACCAGATCATCGGCGTGCTGGCGCATGAGACGGGCCATCTCGCCGGCGGCCATCTGGCCAAGATGCGCGAGCAACTGACGCAGGCACAGACCCAGATGATCATTGCGATGCTGCTCGGCGTCGGCGCGCTCGCCGCGGGCGCGGGTGGCCGGGGCGCCGGCAACGGCTTGTCCAGCGCCGGCGCCGCGGCGATCTCGGCGCCGCAATCGGTCATTCAGCGCACGCTGTTGTCGTACCAGCGCCAGCAGGAAGAAAACGCCGATCGCGCCGGCGTCAAATTCCTGACTGCGACCGGGCAGTCGGCACGGGGCATGTACGAGACGTTCAAGCGCTTCACCGACGAGAGCCTGTTCGCCGCGCGCGGCGCCGACCCCTATCTGCAGTCGCATCCGATGCCGGTCGATCGCGTCTCCGCGCTCCAGGAACTGGCGCGCTCGAGCCCCTATTGGGACAAGAAGGACGATCCGGCGCTGCAGCTGCGTCACGACATGATGCGCGCCAAGATCTCGGGCTTCATGGAGCGGCAAGACACTGTCTATCGCCGCTATCCGTTGTCCAACACCAGCCTGCCGGCACGCTATGCACGCGCGATCACCACCTATCTGCACGGCGATCTGCGTTCGGCGATCGCGCAGATCGATGGGCTGATCCAGGTCCAGCCCAACAATCCCTATTTCTACGAGTTGCGCGGCCAGGCCCTGCTCGAAGGCGGCCGGCCGGCGGAGGCCATCGCGCCGCTGCGCCGCGCGGTGCAGCTCTCCAATAGTTCGCCGCTGATCGAGATGCTGCTCGGACAGGCGCTGGTCGCCTCCGACAACAAGGCCACCACCGACGAGGCGATCAACATGCTGCGCGCCGCGGTGGCGCGCGAGCCCGAGGCGCCGCTCGGCTACACCCAGCTCGCGATGGCCTATGGCCGCAAGGGCGACTATGCCCAGGCCGACCTTGCCTCGGCCCAGGCCGCCTATCTCCGCGGCGACACCAAGACCGCCCGCGAACTTGCGTCGCGCGCCAAGACGCGGTTCGCGATCGGCACGCCCGGCTGGGTCAAAGCTGACGACATTGTGAGCGCCAAGCCGATGCCGGGTCAGAAAAACAACTAG
- a CDS encoding dicarboxylate/amino acid:cation symporter, giving the protein MATATIATAAPASAGGKPWYKVLYVQVLIAIVLGALVGAFWPALATNEWIKALGDGFIKLIKMVIAPIIFCTVVSGIAHIQDAKKVGRIGVKALVYFEVVSTFALVIGLLVGNLVKPGAGFGNAAANAQAVAGYAKQAEAQKSVDFVLHIIPDTVVGAFAQGEILQVLLFSVLFGFAIMGLGERGHTIRSFIDDAAHAVFGVISIVMRAAPIGAFGAMAFTIGKFGTGAILNLMGLIATFYLTAALFVLVVLGVIARIAGFSIFKFLAYIKDELLIVLGTSSSESALPSLMEKLERLGCSKSVVGLVVPTGYSFNLDGTNIYMTLATLFIAQALGYDLSFSQQLTILVVAMLTSKGASGITGAGFITLAATLAVVDPRLVPGMAIVLGIDKFMSECRALTNLCGNGVACVIVAWWEGELDRDKLNANLARQIDPTDMETALTTD; this is encoded by the coding sequence ATGGCAACGGCAACCATTGCCACGGCCGCACCGGCGAGCGCCGGCGGCAAGCCGTGGTACAAAGTTCTCTATGTCCAGGTCCTGATTGCGATCGTGCTCGGCGCGCTGGTTGGCGCGTTCTGGCCAGCGCTCGCCACCAACGAGTGGATCAAGGCGCTCGGCGACGGCTTCATCAAGCTGATCAAGATGGTGATCGCGCCGATCATCTTCTGCACCGTGGTCTCGGGCATCGCGCATATCCAGGACGCCAAGAAGGTCGGCCGCATCGGCGTCAAGGCGCTGGTCTATTTCGAGGTCGTCTCGACCTTCGCGCTGGTGATCGGATTGCTGGTCGGCAATCTCGTGAAGCCCGGAGCGGGCTTCGGCAATGCCGCAGCGAACGCGCAAGCGGTCGCCGGCTATGCCAAGCAGGCGGAAGCGCAGAAGAGCGTCGACTTCGTACTGCACATCATTCCGGACACGGTGGTCGGCGCCTTCGCGCAGGGCGAGATCCTGCAGGTGCTGCTGTTCTCGGTGCTGTTCGGCTTCGCGATCATGGGCCTCGGCGAGCGCGGCCACACCATCCGCTCGTTCATCGACGACGCCGCGCACGCGGTGTTCGGCGTCATCTCGATCGTGATGCGGGCGGCGCCGATCGGCGCGTTCGGCGCGATGGCCTTCACCATCGGCAAGTTCGGCACCGGCGCGATCCTCAATCTGATGGGGTTGATCGCGACGTTCTACCTGACCGCCGCGCTGTTCGTCCTCGTGGTGCTCGGCGTCATCGCGCGCATCGCCGGGTTCTCGATCTTCAAGTTCCTGGCCTACATTAAGGACGAGCTCCTGATCGTGCTCGGCACCTCGTCCTCCGAGAGCGCGCTGCCGTCATTGATGGAGAAGCTCGAACGGCTCGGCTGCTCGAAATCCGTGGTCGGTCTCGTGGTGCCCACGGGCTATTCGTTCAACCTCGACGGCACCAACATCTACATGACGCTGGCGACGTTGTTCATCGCGCAGGCGCTGGGCTACGACCTCTCGTTCAGCCAGCAGCTCACGATCCTGGTCGTGGCGATGCTGACATCGAAGGGCGCCTCCGGCATCACCGGCGCGGGCTTCATCACGCTGGCCGCAACGCTTGCGGTGGTCGATCCGCGGCTGGTGCCGGGCATGGCGATCGTGCTCGGCATCGACAAGTTCATGAGCGAGTGCCGCGCGCTGACCAATCTGTGCGGCAATGGCGTCGCCTGCGTGATCGTCGCCTGGTGGGAGGGGGAGCTCGACCGCGACAAACTGAACGCCAATCTCGCGCGGCAGATCGACCCGACCGATATGGAGACCGCGCTGACGACCGACTAA